A DNA window from Gemmatimonadaceae bacterium contains the following coding sequences:
- a CDS encoding DUF6496 domain-containing protein encodes MAARKKHSRKKHSSRKYSKGASKSVKSAMHRRKKGTLKRGKSGHGGKVKSRKQAIAIGLSEARKKGAKVPKKRK; translated from the coding sequence ATGGCCGCGCGCAAAAAGCATTCGCGAAAAAAGCACAGCTCGCGCAAGTACAGTAAGGGCGCGTCGAAGAGCGTGAAGAGCGCGATGCACCGCCGGAAGAAGGGGACGCTGAAGCGCGGAAAGTCGGGCCACGGCGGAAAGGTGAAGAGCCGCAAGCAGGCGATCGCGATCGGATTGTCCGAGGCGCGGAAGAAGGGCGCCAAGGTGCCGAAGAAGCGGAAGTAG